One Bradyrhizobium sp. ISRA464 genomic window carries:
- a CDS encoding adenylate/guanylate cyclase domain-containing protein: MNASELRDIITWMIGGARSAPTASQMMAECCERLVRAGLPLWRVGVFVRTLHPEIYGRNFIWKPGAEVELGSVDHDILDSPEYAASPLSIVFRQCAEVRARLDDPTSARFPIVEDLRAEGITDYIAVPLINTDGFPNASSWTTKQPGGFTEEQLSAIRSIAVPLARYIEIVTLRRTAALLLDTYVGNRAGERIMGGQIRRGHADTMDAAIWLSDLRGFTALSDRLPAETVVEILNLYFDCQVSAIRAHGGEVLKFMGDGLLAVFPVDEYVGDEAQVCSRVLEAARESRAGVAALQFPNGEDVERFRFGVALHLGRVLYGNIGGGNRLDFTCIGPAVNLAARLERIAGRLGRTVVASERFAGICDGGWSDLGEFPIAGFSKAERVYGLHDEAPRAAHA, translated from the coding sequence ATGAACGCGTCGGAGTTGCGGGACATCATCACGTGGATGATCGGCGGCGCGCGCTCGGCGCCCACCGCCTCGCAGATGATGGCGGAATGCTGCGAACGCCTGGTCCGTGCAGGCCTGCCGCTGTGGCGCGTCGGCGTCTTCGTTCGCACGCTGCACCCCGAGATCTACGGACGCAATTTCATCTGGAAGCCTGGCGCCGAGGTCGAGCTCGGCAGCGTCGATCACGATATTCTGGACTCTCCGGAATATGCCGCCAGCCCGCTTTCGATCGTGTTCAGGCAGTGCGCCGAGGTAAGGGCGCGGCTCGACGATCCGACTAGCGCGCGTTTTCCGATCGTCGAGGACCTGCGCGCGGAAGGCATTACCGACTATATCGCCGTGCCGCTGATCAATACCGATGGCTTTCCCAATGCTTCGAGCTGGACCACCAAGCAGCCGGGTGGCTTCACCGAGGAGCAGCTGAGCGCGATCCGCTCGATCGCCGTTCCGCTCGCGCGCTACATCGAGATCGTGACCCTGCGACGCACCGCCGCGCTTCTGCTCGACACCTATGTCGGCAACCGCGCCGGCGAGCGCATCATGGGCGGCCAGATCAGGCGTGGCCACGCGGATACGATGGATGCCGCGATCTGGCTGTCCGATCTGCGTGGCTTCACCGCGCTGTCCGACCGCCTGCCGGCCGAGACGGTGGTGGAGATCCTCAACCTCTATTTCGATTGCCAGGTGTCCGCGATCCGCGCACATGGCGGCGAGGTTCTGAAATTCATGGGCGACGGCCTGCTCGCGGTGTTTCCGGTCGACGAATATGTCGGCGACGAGGCGCAGGTCTGTTCGCGTGTGCTGGAGGCGGCGCGTGAATCCCGTGCCGGCGTCGCAGCGCTGCAATTCCCCAACGGCGAAGACGTCGAGCGTTTCCGCTTCGGCGTCGCCCTGCATCTTGGGCGCGTGCTCTACGGCAATATCGGCGGCGGCAACCGGCTGGACTTCACCTGCATCGGTCCCGCGGTCAATCTCGCCGCGCGGCTGGAGAGGATCGCCGGCCGGCTCGGCCGCACGGTCGTCGCCTCCGAGCGCTTCGCCGGCATTTGCGACGGCGGCTGGAGCGATCTCGGCGAGTTTCCGATTGCCGGATTCTCCAAGGCTGAACGGGTCTATGGCCTGCACGACGAGGCGCCGCGCGCCGCTCACGCCTAG
- a CDS encoding histidine phosphatase family protein codes for MPVPTIYYIRHGETSWNAEGRLQGVRDIALNELGRRQAAHAGRILADLFARDGRDQAQLAFVASPLIRARATMELVRAELGVPPGGYALDDRLREIGYGTWEGSTLKEAQAAAPALYARRLVEKWTVAAPGGESYVEVQARMTDWYHSVASDMVTVAHGGTARALMVALGFETPASAADLTIEQGAVYVFDEAGLRKYS; via the coding sequence ATGCCGGTGCCGACGATCTACTATATCCGCCACGGCGAGACCTCCTGGAATGCGGAAGGCCGGCTGCAGGGCGTGCGGGACATCGCACTGAACGAGCTCGGCCGCCGGCAGGCGGCGCATGCCGGGCGCATCCTCGCCGACCTGTTCGCGCGCGACGGCCGCGACCAGGCGCAGCTCGCCTTCGTTGCAAGCCCCCTGATCCGGGCGCGAGCAACCATGGAGCTGGTGCGCGCGGAGCTCGGCGTGCCGCCGGGCGGCTATGCGCTCGACGATCGACTGCGCGAGATCGGCTACGGCACATGGGAAGGCTCGACGCTCAAGGAAGCGCAGGCCGCCGCCCCCGCGCTCTATGCCCGGCGCCTGGTCGAGAAGTGGACGGTGGCGGCACCGGGCGGTGAAAGCTATGTCGAGGTGCAGGCGCGGATGACCGACTGGTACCATTCGGTGGCCTCGGACATGGTCACTGTTGCCCATGGCGGCACTGCGCGGGCGCTGATGGTGGCGCTCGGCTTCGAGACCCCGGCCAGCGCGGCGGATCTCACCATCGAGCAGGGTGCGGTCTATGTGTTCGATGAGGCCGGCTTGCGGAAATATAGTTAA
- the aroC gene encoding chorismate synthase, with product MSFNTFGHMFRVTTFGESHGVAIGCVVDGCPPLIPLGVEEIQHDLDRRRPGQSRFTTQRQEPDAVKILSGVMAHPETGVQVTTGTPIALLIENTDQRSKDYSEIKDKFRPGHADFTYEAKYGLRDYRGGGRSSARETATRVAAGAIARKVLPGVKVRGALVQMGPHKIDRDKWDWDEIAKNPFFCPDKDKAAFFESYLDGIRKSGSSIGAVIEVVAEGVPAGLGAPIYAKLDSELAAAMMTINAVKGVEIGAGFGAAELSGEENADEMRTGNDGTRFLSNNAGGILGGISTGQPVVVRFAVKPTSSILTPRRTVDRKGADTDILTKGRHDPCVGIRAVPVGEAMMACVLADHFLRHRGQTGR from the coding sequence ATGTCCTTCAACACCTTCGGCCATATGTTCCGCGTCACGACCTTCGGTGAAAGCCATGGGGTCGCGATCGGCTGCGTGGTCGATGGCTGCCCGCCGCTGATCCCGCTTGGCGTGGAGGAGATCCAGCACGACCTAGATCGCCGCCGCCCCGGCCAGTCGCGCTTCACCACCCAGCGCCAGGAGCCGGATGCGGTGAAGATCCTGTCCGGCGTGATGGCGCACCCGGAGACCGGCGTGCAGGTGACGACGGGCACGCCGATCGCGCTGCTGATCGAGAACACCGACCAGCGTTCCAAGGATTATTCCGAGATCAAGGACAAGTTCCGCCCCGGTCACGCCGACTTCACCTATGAGGCGAAATACGGCCTGCGCGACTATCGCGGCGGCGGTCGCTCCTCGGCGCGCGAGACCGCGACCCGCGTCGCGGCCGGCGCGATCGCGCGCAAGGTCCTGCCTGGCGTGAAGGTGCGCGGCGCGCTGGTGCAGATGGGCCCGCACAAGATCGATCGCGACAAGTGGGACTGGGACGAGATCGCCAAGAATCCGTTCTTCTGCCCGGACAAGGACAAGGCGGCGTTCTTCGAAAGCTATCTCGACGGCATCAGGAAGAGCGGCTCCTCGATCGGTGCCGTGATCGAGGTCGTCGCCGAGGGCGTGCCGGCCGGGCTCGGTGCGCCGATCTATGCCAAGCTCGACAGCGAGCTGGCGGCGGCGATGATGACGATCAACGCGGTCAAGGGCGTCGAGATCGGCGCAGGCTTCGGTGCCGCCGAGCTCTCCGGCGAAGAGAATGCCGACGAGATGCGGACCGGCAATGACGGCACCAGGTTCCTGTCCAACAATGCCGGCGGCATTTTGGGCGGCATCTCGACCGGCCAGCCGGTGGTGGTGCGCTTCGCGGTCAAGCCGACATCCTCGATCCTGACCCCGCGCCGGACCGTGGACCGCAAGGGCGCCGACACCGACATCCTGACCAAGGGCCGCCACGACCCCTGCGTCGGCATCCGCGCGGTGCCGGTCGGCGAGGCCATGATGGCTTGCGTGCTGGCGGATCATTTTCTGCGCCATCGCGGACAGACCGGCCGCTGA
- the clpS gene encoding ATP-dependent Clp protease adapter ClpS, with protein MPDTIVKPKTKVKTKVERPRLHKVILINDDYTPREFVVTVLKAEFRMTDDQAYKVMLTAHQRGVCVVAVFTRDVAETKATRATDAGRAKGYPLLFTTEPEE; from the coding sequence TGCCCGATACCATCGTCAAGCCGAAAACCAAGGTAAAGACCAAGGTCGAGCGGCCGCGTCTGCACAAGGTCATCCTGATCAACGACGACTACACGCCGCGCGAATTCGTCGTGACCGTGCTGAAGGCGGAATTCCGCATGACCGACGACCAGGCCTACAAGGTGATGCTGACGGCACACCAGCGCGGCGTCTGCGTGGTCGCCGTCTTCACCAGGGACGTCGCCGAGACCAAGGCAACACGCGCCACCGATGCCGGCCGCGCCAAGGGCTATCCGCTGCTGTTCACCACCGAGCCGGAAGAGTAG